In Zea mays cultivar B73 chromosome 7, Zm-B73-REFERENCE-NAM-5.0, whole genome shotgun sequence, the following proteins share a genomic window:
- the LOC542344 gene encoding plastid phosphate/phosphoenolpyruvate translocator 2, with amino-acid sequence MQSTAAIGLVRPCAARPLPTYPSPRRGAGACSGAAQPILAPRGLCLSARASLLPDSPLEEEYRRCRAGRHVAAAGKVAAADGAVEEAGGGLVKTLQLGSLFGLWYLFNIYFNIYNKQVLKVLPYPINITTVQFAVGSAIALFMWITGILKRPKISGAQLFAILPLAIVHTMGNLFTNMSLGKVAVSFTHTIKAMEPFFSVLLSAIFLGELPTPWVVLSLLPIVGGVALASLTEASFNWAGFWSAMASNVTFQSRNVLSKKLMVKKEESLDNINLFSIITVMSFFLLAPVTLLTEGVKVSPAVLQSAGLNLKQIYTRSLIAACCFHAYQQVSYMILARVSPVTHSVGNCVKRVVVIVTSVLFFRTPVSPINSLGTGIALAGVFLYSQLKRLKPKPKAA; translated from the exons ATGCAGAGCACGGCTGCCATCGGTCTCGTTCGGCCATGCGCCGCGCGGCCACTCCCCACCTACCCTAGCCCACGGCGCGGCGCCGGCGCGTGCAGCGGCGCCGCACAGCCGATCCTCGCGCCCCGCGGCCTCTGcctctccgcccgcgccagcctacTGCCGGACTCGCCGCTGGAGGAGGAGTACCGGAGATGCAGGGCCGGCCGGCACGTGGCCGCGGCCGGGAAGGTGGCGGCGGCTGATGGGGCCGTAGAGGAAGCGGGGGGAGGGCTCGTCAAGACGCTGCAGCTGGGGTCGCTCTTCGGGCTCTGGTACCTCTTCAACATCTACTTCAACATCTACAACAAGCAG GTTCTGAAGGTTCTGCCATACCCTATAAACATCACCACAGTGCAGTTTGCCGTTGGAAGTGCCATTGCTTTGTTTATGTGGATCACCGGTATCCTTAAAAGGCCAAAGATTTCTGGTGCCCAG CTTTTTGCTATCCTTCCTCTAGCTATCGTTCATACCATGGGCAATCTTTTCACAAACATGAGCCTTGGAAAGGTTGCGGTGTCATTTACACATACTATCAAGGCCATGGAACCTTTCTTCTCAGTTCTCCTTTCAGCAATTTTCCTTGGTGAG ttgcctacgccttgggttGTGTTGTCTCTTCTTCCGATCGTTGGTGGTGTGGCATTGGCATCCCTTACTGAGGCCTCCTTTAACTG GGCTGGATTTTGGAGTGCAATGGCTTCAAATGTAACCTTCCAGTCAAGGAATGTGCTAAGCAAGAAACTTATGGTGAAGAAAGAG GAATCTCTCGACAACATTAATCTATTTTCGATAATTACAGTCATGTCATTCTTCCTGTTGGCCCCGGTAACCTTACTTACAGAAGGTGTTAAAGTTAGTCCAGCAGTTTTGCAGTCTGCT GGTTTGAACTTGAAACAGATATACACAAGGTCATTGATTGCTGCATGCTGCTTCCATGCATACCAACAG GTGTCATACATGATCCTCGCCAGGGTATCCCCAGTCACACATTCAGTGGGCAATTGCGTCAAGCGTGTGGTGGTCATTGTGACCTCGGTTCTGTTCTTCAGGACCCCTGTTTCTCCCATCAACTCACTCG GTACCGGGATCGCTCTTGCTGGAGTTTTCCTATACTCGCAATTGAAGAGGCTTAAGCCCAAGCCCAAGGCTGCTTGA